Proteins encoded by one window of Pseudomonas sp. PSKL.D1:
- a CDS encoding capsular polysaccharide biosynthesis protein produces the protein MNSTPLQSLVEGPGWVGIMSQWVAWKVLHLPQFLGPEGPPFWLWRRGARKPNGLKAIAGIGYKQSSAHARVLCQRWGLPYIALEDGFLRSSSLGIEGDTPMSMVVDPIGIHYLADRPSLLENILQQPEALTEQELACATELIALMRSSGIGKYNNAPDLPADDPLGRERPLVLVVDQTAGDYSIPGGGLCEADYVRMLDTALAENPDADVRVRIHPDCLGGQKPSCLLAAAKARGVTLEARPVAWASLAKRARRVYIGTSQAGLEALIQGVPVTCFGLPFYAGWGLTDDRMAIPRRRARPDLTQLVAAAYIRYCRYVDPLTGALTDALTVAHQLARKKARDAEFAGPTTVLGVKRHKQHNIRRFFASRWGQLRFAVDSPQLVQQVAAEQGRLLVWAAREPTGLAQRAEAAGVPVWRVEDGFMRSTGLGVNNSPALSLVLDRGGIHYNAGSGSDLEHLLETGEFNAASLDQAARLRERIVASGTSKFNLRHGQSPAILGQPGQRRVLVVGQVEDDASALCSGGGAGCNLRLLQQVRATLPHAWVLYKPHPDVEAGKRQGHVPAEQLATLADQVLAGADIAGLYGQVDELHTLSSTAGFEALLRGLPVVTYGTPFYAGWGLTHDHQPLPRRTRRLTLDQLVAGALLRYARYADAQQALPCDAWHALACLATPRPARLAEHPRVAPLLNYTWTMLGCGRPLAPSKD, from the coding sequence ATGAACAGCACACCACTGCAATCGCTGGTCGAAGGGCCAGGCTGGGTTGGCATCATGTCCCAATGGGTGGCGTGGAAGGTGCTGCACCTGCCGCAATTTCTTGGGCCAGAGGGCCCGCCCTTCTGGCTGTGGCGCCGTGGTGCGCGCAAGCCCAATGGCCTGAAGGCCATCGCCGGCATCGGCTACAAGCAGTCGTCGGCCCACGCCCGCGTGCTGTGCCAGCGCTGGGGCTTGCCGTACATAGCACTGGAAGACGGCTTTCTGCGTTCGTCTTCGCTGGGCATCGAAGGCGACACGCCAATGTCGATGGTGGTCGACCCCATCGGCATCCATTACCTGGCCGACCGCCCTTCGCTACTGGAAAACATCCTGCAGCAGCCCGAGGCACTCACGGAGCAAGAGCTGGCCTGTGCCACCGAGTTGATCGCCCTGATGCGCAGCAGCGGCATCGGCAAGTACAACAATGCCCCCGACTTGCCCGCGGATGACCCGCTGGGCCGCGAGCGCCCGCTGGTACTGGTGGTTGACCAAACGGCCGGTGACTACTCCATCCCCGGTGGCGGGCTGTGCGAGGCAGACTACGTGCGCATGCTCGATACCGCCCTGGCGGAAAACCCCGACGCCGATGTGCGCGTGCGCATCCACCCCGACTGCCTGGGCGGGCAAAAGCCCAGCTGCCTGCTGGCCGCGGCCAAGGCACGCGGCGTGACGCTGGAGGCGCGGCCGGTGGCCTGGGCTTCGCTGGCCAAACGGGCGCGGCGGGTGTACATCGGCACCAGCCAGGCCGGGCTGGAAGCGTTGATTCAGGGGGTGCCGGTGACTTGCTTTGGCTTGCCGTTCTACGCGGGCTGGGGCCTGACCGACGACCGCATGGCCATCCCCCGCCGCCGTGCCAGGCCAGACCTTACGCAACTGGTGGCAGCGGCCTACATCCGCTATTGCCGCTATGTCGACCCGTTGACCGGCGCGCTCACTGACGCCCTCACCGTGGCGCACCAGCTGGCACGCAAAAAGGCCCGCGATGCCGAGTTCGCCGGGCCTACCACCGTGCTGGGGGTGAAGCGCCACAAGCAGCACAACATCCGCCGCTTCTTTGCCAGCCGCTGGGGCCAACTGCGCTTTGCCGTGGACAGCCCGCAACTGGTGCAGCAAGTGGCGGCCGAGCAAGGCCGGTTGCTGGTGTGGGCGGCACGTGAGCCAACCGGGCTTGCCCAGCGTGCAGAGGCTGCCGGGGTGCCGGTCTGGCGGGTGGAAGACGGCTTCATGCGCTCCACCGGGCTGGGGGTGAACAACAGCCCGGCGCTGTCACTGGTGCTTGACCGGGGCGGCATCCATTACAACGCCGGCTCCGGCAGCGACCTGGAACACCTGTTGGAAACCGGCGAGTTCAACGCGGCCAGCCTCGATCAGGCCGCCCGATTGCGCGAACGTATCGTCGCCAGCGGCACCAGCAAGTTCAACCTGCGTCATGGCCAGTCGCCCGCCATCCTGGGCCAACCCGGCCAACGCCGGGTGCTGGTGGTTGGCCAGGTGGAAGACGACGCGTCCGCACTGTGCAGTGGTGGCGGCGCCGGTTGCAACCTGCGCCTGCTGCAGCAGGTGCGTGCAACGCTGCCCCACGCCTGGGTGCTGTACAAACCGCACCCGGACGTGGAGGCGGGCAAACGCCAGGGCCATGTGCCTGCCGAGCAGCTGGCCACACTTGCCGACCAGGTGCTGGCCGGGGCCGACATCGCCGGGCTGTATGGCCAAGTCGACGAGCTGCACACGTTAAGCTCCACCGCCGGGTTTGAAGCGCTGCTGCGCGGCCTGCCGGTGGTCACGTACGGCACACCATTTTATGCCGGCTGGGGGTTGACCCACGACCACCAGCCGCTGCCGCGCCGCACCCGGCGCCTGACTCTGGACCAGTTGGTGGCCGGCGCCTTGTTGCGCTATGCGCGCTATGCCGACGCCCAGCAAGCCCTGCCCTGCGATGCCTGGCACGCCCTCGCCTGCCTTGCCACGCCCCGCCCCGCGCGGCTGGCCGAGCACCCGCGAGTGGCGCCGCTGCTCAATTACACCTGGACCATGCTCGGCTGCGGCCGGCCACTGGCCCCATCAAAGGACTAG
- a CDS encoding GNAT family N-acetyltransferase produces MLRIVLGSDLAQERATDPALAQLLTQGRGSLAFLIGDTDCRFRLLAGAIHWDRVLLAFDGEQPVGFAAFKHRRRGPFGLQWRPFVREFGVLSGAVRFVGFCLSEVREWRYPFLLYGLRVAKVARNRGVGAALVQACCAHAAGQGFHNVELEVPLGNARAERLYLHNGFALRRERWVPFPPVRNMSRTLP; encoded by the coding sequence GTGTTGCGCATCGTCCTGGGATCGGACCTGGCACAGGAACGTGCCACAGACCCTGCACTGGCACAGTTGCTTACCCAGGGGCGTGGCTCGCTGGCGTTTCTGATCGGCGACACCGACTGCCGCTTCCGGCTGCTGGCCGGGGCCATTCACTGGGACCGCGTGCTGCTGGCCTTCGACGGCGAACAGCCGGTGGGCTTTGCCGCGTTCAAGCACCGGCGGCGCGGGCCGTTCGGGCTGCAGTGGCGCCCGTTCGTGCGCGAGTTTGGTGTGCTGAGCGGCGCGGTGCGGTTTGTCGGCTTTTGCCTCAGCGAGGTGCGCGAGTGGCGTTACCCATTCCTGCTGTACGGGCTGCGCGTGGCCAAAGTGGCGCGCAACCGGGGTGTGGGTGCGGCCCTGGTACAGGCATGCTGCGCCCATGCGGCGGGGCAAGGCTTCCACAACGTCGAACTGGAAGTGCCACTGGGCAACGCGCGGGCCGAGCGCCTTTACCTGCACAACGGCTTTGCACTGCGGCGTGAACGCTGGGTGCCGTTCCCGCCGGTGCGCAACATGTCGCGGACACTGCCATGA
- a CDS encoding LTA synthase family protein — MIDVPLLPVAVIGLGLSILIECLLVPRPSLRRPLSCWMLHVGLWCVAFEVLYGITGRPLFTGINLLLLWLLIVLVSNTKYESLREPFVCADFEYFIDMVRFPRLYLPYFGFGKAAVLALAFLCYLWAGLSFEVPGNRSEGLLSLAIGLVLVRLGRRQVQPTFDAEKDVRDWGLAASLWRYFWAARGKVDRDGLGSPFARAGLIADKSAPTGARAVPAMKPDLVSIQSESFFDARSLWPGIRPETLNQFDQLARESLAHGKLQVAAWGANTVRTEFAYLTGIPVSQLGVHRFNPYRVLARQGLPSIAAHLKAQGYRTVCIHPYDGSFYGRDKVLPALGFDDFIDVRAFNASQKAGPFIGDCAVADKIRELLQADRTQPLFIHAITMENHGPLHLESVADHELPTWFDRPLQPGMKDLAPYLRHIANADRMLGMLRETLLAQPNEALLCFFGDHVPILPEVYQAIGEPAGDTDYFVWCNRRQPGSQPRAVGVETLASTLLAHAHAPATGAQPRSAAIGVA; from the coding sequence GTGATTGATGTTCCTCTTTTACCGGTTGCTGTCATTGGCCTTGGCCTGAGCATTCTGATCGAATGCCTGCTGGTGCCACGCCCCTCCCTGCGCCGCCCGCTCAGTTGCTGGATGCTGCATGTGGGGTTGTGGTGCGTGGCGTTCGAGGTGCTCTACGGCATTACCGGCCGGCCGCTGTTCACCGGCATCAACCTGTTGTTGCTGTGGTTGCTGATCGTGCTGGTGAGCAACACCAAGTACGAGTCGCTGCGTGAACCGTTCGTGTGCGCAGACTTTGAATACTTCATTGACATGGTACGGTTCCCACGGCTGTACCTGCCGTACTTCGGCTTCGGCAAGGCTGCGGTGCTGGCGCTGGCGTTCCTTTGCTACTTGTGGGCCGGGCTGAGTTTCGAGGTGCCAGGCAATCGCAGCGAGGGGTTGCTTTCGCTGGCTATCGGCCTGGTTTTGGTACGCCTTGGGCGGCGGCAGGTACAACCGACGTTCGACGCGGAAAAGGATGTGCGGGACTGGGGGTTGGCGGCCAGCCTGTGGAGGTATTTCTGGGCAGCGCGGGGGAAAGTGGACCGGGATGGGTTGGGGTCGCCGTTTGCCAGGGCGGGCCTCATCGCGGATAAATCCGCTCCTACAGGGGCACGCGCAGTTCCGGCGATGAAACCAGACCTGGTCTCCATCCAGAGCGAATCTTTCTTCGACGCCCGCTCCCTGTGGCCCGGCATCCGCCCGGAAACACTCAACCAGTTTGACCAACTGGCCCGCGAATCCCTGGCCCACGGCAAGCTGCAAGTCGCCGCCTGGGGCGCCAACACCGTACGCACTGAGTTCGCCTACCTCACCGGCATCCCGGTAAGCCAGCTGGGTGTACACCGCTTCAACCCCTACCGGGTACTGGCTCGCCAAGGCCTGCCCAGTATTGCCGCGCACCTCAAGGCGCAGGGCTACCGCACCGTGTGCATCCACCCCTATGACGGCAGCTTCTACGGCCGCGACAAGGTACTGCCAGCCCTGGGCTTCGACGACTTCATCGACGTACGCGCCTTCAACGCCTCGCAAAAGGCCGGCCCGTTCATTGGCGATTGCGCCGTGGCCGACAAGATTCGCGAACTGCTGCAGGCCGACCGCACCCAGCCGCTGTTCATCCATGCCATCACCATGGAAAACCACGGCCCGTTGCATCTCGAAAGCGTGGCCGATCACGAACTGCCCACCTGGTTCGACCGTCCGCTGCAACCCGGCATGAAAGACCTGGCGCCCTACCTGCGCCACATCGCCAACGCCGACCGCATGCTGGGCATGCTGCGCGAAACCCTGCTGGCCCAGCCCAACGAGGCGCTGCTGTGCTTCTTTGGCGACCATGTACCGATTCTGCCCGAGGTATATCAGGCCATCGGCGAGCCGGCTGGCGACACGGACTACTTCGTGTGGTGCAACCGCCGCCAGCCGGGCAGTCAACCCCGTGCAGTCGGCGTCGAGACACTGGCCAGTACGTTGCTGGCCCATGCTCATGCCCCCGCCACCGGCGCCCAACCGCGCTCGGCGGCAATCGGGGTTGCCTGA
- a CDS encoding SDR family NAD(P)-dependent oxidoreductase — protein sequence MNHTASPRCILITGATGGIGGALAPAYAAPGVTLILQGRRQDRLGEMAEQCRALGATVLLEALDVRDLDALRAMVRRVSEAHQPDLVLVGAGLNTAVGANGEAECWDDSRALMEVNVMAALATVEAALPAMRARGHGQIGLFSSLAGWRGLPVTPTYSASKAAIRVYGEAIRDWLAPEGVKVNVIVPGYVESKMCFEMPGPKPFLWTAEKAAKRIKRGLAANQARISFPFPLNLGTWLLGLIPQWLSSMILRGLKYSD from the coding sequence ATGAACCACACTGCTTCGCCGCGCTGCATCCTCATTACCGGCGCCACCGGCGGCATCGGCGGCGCACTGGCGCCGGCCTACGCCGCACCGGGCGTGACGCTGATCCTGCAGGGCCGTCGCCAGGACCGCCTGGGCGAAATGGCCGAGCAATGCCGCGCCCTGGGCGCCACCGTACTGCTGGAGGCCCTGGACGTACGCGACCTGGACGCCTTGCGCGCGATGGTGCGCCGCGTCAGCGAAGCCCATCAACCCGACCTGGTGCTGGTGGGCGCCGGCCTGAATACCGCCGTGGGCGCCAACGGCGAAGCCGAATGCTGGGACGACAGCCGCGCGTTGATGGAAGTGAACGTGATGGCCGCCCTGGCCACCGTCGAGGCTGCCCTGCCTGCCATGCGTGCGCGTGGCCACGGGCAAATCGGCCTGTTCAGCTCGCTGGCCGGCTGGCGCGGCCTGCCCGTTACGCCCACCTACAGCGCCAGCAAGGCAGCGATCCGCGTGTATGGCGAGGCAATCCGCGACTGGCTGGCGCCGGAAGGGGTGAAGGTGAATGTGATCGTGCCGGGCTATGTGGAGTCGAAGATGTGTTTCGAAATGCCCGGGCCCAAACCGTTCCTGTGGACTGCCGAAAAAGCCGCCAAGCGCATCAAGCGCGGGCTGGCAGCCAACCAGGCGCGTATCAGCTTCCCCTTCCCGCTCAACCTGGGCACCTGGCTGCTGGGGCTGATCCCGCAGTGGCTTTCTTCGATGATTTTGCGTGGGCTGAAGTACAGTGATTGA
- a CDS encoding capsule biosynthesis protein, whose translation MAGLETTLEQFVGLDAPDQLTARSARGPLLRIPTHNFLFLQGVSSPFFARLAQALRGIGQRVHSVRFNMGDTLYGASGPHLSCPHRAEDISAWYAQVFRQLDITDIVLFGDCRPVHRPAVQLARLHGVRVHVFEEGYFRPYWVTLERDGVNNHSRLPRDPQWYREVGKHIPRYNNGNAFKLSFAARATHDVLYHAGGMLNPLCYPRYRTHAPFSAATEYAGFIRQGLRLLRARVHDDALVAEVARERHPTFLLPLQLDSDSQIRDHSAFANMEQVIEHVIDSFSLNAPFDARLLIKNHPLTPGLVNYRKVTERLAAKYDVAERVHFMESGHMPTLLSHIAGMITVNSTAGASAILHHRPTFTLAEPIYAMPGLTHQGGLDSFWQQPEAPDNTLFQRFRNTVIHTTQVNGGFYTGCGMDMAVANCLEVLMAKTSRIEKYL comes from the coding sequence ATGGCAGGACTTGAAACGACGCTTGAGCAGTTTGTTGGGCTGGATGCGCCCGACCAACTGACAGCAAGGTCGGCACGTGGTCCGCTGCTGCGTATCCCGACCCATAATTTTCTCTTTCTTCAAGGCGTCAGTTCACCGTTCTTCGCGCGCCTGGCCCAAGCCCTGCGTGGCATCGGCCAGCGGGTGCACAGCGTGCGCTTCAACATGGGCGACACCCTGTACGGCGCCAGCGGCCCTCACCTGAGCTGCCCGCACCGCGCCGAAGACATCAGCGCCTGGTACGCCCAGGTATTCCGCCAACTGGACATCACCGACATCGTGCTGTTCGGCGACTGCCGCCCGGTGCATCGCCCGGCGGTGCAGCTGGCGCGCCTGCATGGCGTGCGCGTGCATGTGTTCGAAGAAGGCTACTTCCGGCCCTACTGGGTGACGCTGGAGCGCGACGGGGTGAACAACCACTCGCGCCTGCCGCGTGACCCGCAGTGGTACCGCGAGGTGGGCAAGCACATCCCGCGTTACAACAACGGCAATGCCTTCAAGCTGTCGTTTGCCGCCCGTGCCACCCACGATGTGCTGTACCACGCAGGCGGTATGCTCAACCCGCTGTGCTACCCGCGCTACCGTACCCACGCGCCCTTCAGTGCGGCCACCGAATACGCGGGTTTCATTCGCCAGGGCCTGCGCCTGCTGCGCGCCCGGGTGCACGACGATGCGCTGGTGGCCGAAGTGGCCCGCGAACGGCACCCGACCTTCCTGCTGCCCTTGCAGCTGGACAGCGACTCGCAAATCCGTGACCACTCGGCGTTCGCCAACATGGAGCAGGTGATCGAGCACGTGATCGACTCGTTCTCGCTCAACGCCCCGTTCGATGCACGCTTGCTGATCAAGAACCACCCGCTGACACCGGGGTTGGTCAACTACCGCAAAGTCACGGAGCGGCTGGCCGCCAAGTATGACGTGGCCGAGCGCGTGCACTTCATGGAAAGCGGTCACATGCCCACGCTGCTGTCGCACATCGCCGGCATGATTACCGTCAACAGCACCGCCGGCGCATCGGCCATCCTGCACCACCGCCCCACCTTCACCCTGGCTGAGCCGATCTACGCCATGCCGGGGCTGACCCACCAAGGTGGGCTGGACAGCTTCTGGCAGCAGCCCGAGGCGCCCGACAACACGTTGTTCCAGCGTTTTCGCAACACGGTCATCCACACCACCCAGGTCAACGGCGGGTTCTATACCGGCTGCGGCATGGACATGGCCGTGGCCAACTGCCTGGAAGTGCTGATGGCCAAAACCTCAAGAATCGAAAAATACCTATGA
- a CDS encoding capsular polysaccharide biosynthesis protein, translating to MDDASPRPRLLVLSKGAQRITTLPALLPDYALHNGAVRDVPHSDWVMAWGRKPSAIKAMAEARKASKAVLTLEDGFVRSVGLGADEPPLSLIVDDVGVYYDASQPSRLEQLIATPLNAEQTARALALRDLWQQQRVSKYNDARIEHPLLPDDCVLVADQTCADASLQGAGADDFKAMLDAALVRYPYSTILLKVHPDVMAGRKAGHFDLAALAGHPRVQVLARNIHPAELLPRMRAVFVMTSQLGFDALLWGVPVHTWGMPFYAGWGLTDDRLPAPSRRKPVPLAQLVHASLVAYPRYVCPERGTSCSPEVLIRWLGLQRRHRSVLPGSVQMLGFSRWKEPLADLFFNGAAIRFVKAEQPLTRDLPVVSWGCKHDHDLDGHPHPVNRVEDGFLRSVGLGAGKARPLSWVVDDLGIYYDATRPSRLERILASETFTPELLARAADLRQVICRSGLTKYNLPGASWQRPAAAERVVLVTGQVEGDASIRFGGNRIRSNLQLLRAVREHNPGAWVLYKPHPEVLAGTRARGDDEAQTVHWCDEVIGDTPLQQLLEVVDEVHVLTSQSGFEALLRGVPVTTYGQPFYAGWGLTRDMDLQLHVQARRSRQLSLDELVAGTLLLYPTYVSRITNRFTTAEQTLYELQNWHALPQQGATSRWQDLKRRLSSLLGWMRPTN from the coding sequence ATGGACGACGCGTCACCCCGCCCGCGCTTGCTGGTCCTGTCAAAGGGCGCCCAGCGCATCACCACCTTGCCCGCCCTGCTGCCCGATTACGCGCTGCACAATGGTGCCGTGCGTGACGTTCCCCACAGCGATTGGGTAATGGCCTGGGGCCGCAAGCCCAGCGCGATCAAGGCCATGGCCGAAGCACGCAAGGCGAGCAAGGCAGTGCTCACCCTGGAAGACGGGTTTGTGCGGTCTGTAGGGCTGGGTGCCGATGAGCCGCCGCTGTCGCTGATCGTCGACGACGTGGGCGTGTACTACGATGCCAGCCAGCCTTCGCGGCTGGAGCAGTTGATTGCCACGCCACTCAATGCTGAACAAACGGCTCGCGCGCTTGCGCTGCGTGACTTGTGGCAGCAGCAGCGGGTGTCCAAATACAACGACGCCCGCATCGAGCACCCGCTGTTGCCAGACGATTGCGTACTGGTGGCCGACCAGACCTGCGCCGATGCCTCGCTGCAAGGCGCCGGGGCCGATGACTTCAAGGCCATGCTCGACGCCGCCCTGGTGCGCTACCCGTACAGCACGATTCTGCTGAAGGTGCACCCCGACGTGATGGCAGGGCGCAAGGCCGGGCATTTTGACCTGGCGGCCCTTGCCGGCCACCCGCGTGTGCAGGTGCTGGCCCGCAACATTCACCCGGCCGAGCTGCTGCCGCGCATGCGCGCGGTATTCGTGATGACTTCACAATTGGGCTTCGACGCGCTGTTGTGGGGAGTACCGGTGCACACCTGGGGCATGCCGTTTTATGCCGGTTGGGGCCTGACCGACGACCGCCTGCCCGCCCCGTCTCGCCGCAAGCCGGTGCCCTTGGCGCAACTGGTGCACGCCAGCCTGGTAGCCTACCCGCGTTATGTGTGCCCCGAGCGCGGCACGTCGTGCTCGCCGGAGGTACTGATCCGCTGGCTGGGCCTGCAGCGCCGCCACCGCAGCGTGCTGCCGGGGAGTGTGCAAATGCTGGGCTTCAGCCGCTGGAAAGAGCCGCTGGCCGACCTGTTCTTCAACGGTGCGGCCATCCGCTTCGTCAAGGCCGAGCAACCGCTCACCCGCGACTTACCGGTGGTGTCGTGGGGCTGCAAACATGACCACGACCTTGATGGCCACCCCCACCCGGTCAACCGTGTGGAAGACGGCTTCCTGCGCTCGGTCGGCCTGGGTGCCGGCAAGGCGCGCCCGCTGTCGTGGGTGGTGGACGATCTGGGCATCTATTACGACGCCACCCGCCCCTCGCGGCTGGAACGCATCCTGGCCAGCGAAACCTTTACCCCCGAACTGCTCGCCCGCGCCGCCGACCTGCGCCAGGTCATCTGCCGCTCGGGCCTTACCAAATACAATCTGCCCGGCGCCAGCTGGCAACGCCCGGCTGCGGCCGAGCGGGTGGTTTTGGTTACCGGGCAGGTAGAAGGCGATGCGTCGATCCGCTTCGGTGGCAACCGCATCCGCAGCAACCTGCAACTGCTGCGCGCCGTGCGCGAGCACAACCCCGGCGCCTGGGTGCTGTACAAGCCGCACCCCGAAGTGCTGGCCGGCACCCGCGCGCGGGGCGATGACGAAGCACAAACGGTGCACTGGTGCGATGAAGTGATCGGCGACACGCCACTGCAGCAACTGCTGGAAGTGGTGGACGAAGTGCATGTGCTCACCTCGCAGTCCGGCTTCGAAGCCTTGCTGCGCGGGGTGCCGGTGACTACATACGGCCAGCCGTTCTACGCCGGCTGGGGGCTGACCCGCGACATGGACCTGCAATTGCATGTGCAGGCCCGGCGCTCACGGCAACTAAGCCTGGATGAGCTGGTGGCCGGGACGCTGCTGCTCTACCCCACCTACGTAAGCCGCATCACCAACCGCTTCACCACTGCAGAACAGACGCTGTACGAACTTCAGAATTGGCACGCGCTACCCCAGCAAGGAGCTACCTCCCGATGGCAGGACTTGAAACGACGCTTGAGCAGTTTGTTGGGCTGGATGCGCCCGACCAACTGA
- a CDS encoding outer membrane beta-barrel protein, with amino-acid sequence MHKRNLLRHTCLLALMGAPFAANAAPSTEPRFVIGALGAYDEFTFHGGRQSQSEHVGEGGIFASFGNKMTAEAGLVYQVGAEGKYAERDDYKFKDARAAVDLGWRVAMDARNFADVIVGVGYTWQRFELVSHNLDTDLTYKSPFAKAALGYNHQFDAATLRVEAGVRHTFDGRVKLDVEDFGDDTGDMKDRTNPYAEVTLLMNQQGDFPIQAGVYYIRSNYELDDQSLLADNTELKRNEYGVKLGIAF; translated from the coding sequence ATGCATAAACGCAACCTGCTACGTCACACCTGCCTCCTCGCCCTGATGGGCGCCCCTTTCGCGGCAAACGCCGCCCCCAGCACCGAACCACGGTTTGTCATTGGCGCACTGGGTGCCTATGACGAATTCACCTTCCATGGCGGCAGGCAGTCGCAAAGCGAACACGTAGGGGAGGGCGGTATCTTTGCAAGCTTCGGCAACAAGATGACAGCGGAGGCCGGCCTGGTGTACCAGGTGGGTGCAGAAGGCAAATATGCCGAGCGTGATGATTACAAGTTCAAGGATGCCCGCGCAGCGGTGGACCTGGGCTGGCGCGTGGCGATGGATGCCCGCAACTTTGCCGACGTGATTGTGGGGGTGGGGTATACGTGGCAGCGCTTTGAGCTGGTGTCGCACAACCTGGACACCGACCTGACCTACAAATCGCCCTTCGCCAAGGCGGCGTTGGGCTACAACCACCAGTTCGACGCGGCCACCCTGCGCGTGGAGGCTGGCGTGCGGCATACCTTCGATGGCCGGGTGAAGCTGGATGTGGAAGATTTTGGTGACGACACCGGCGACATGAAAGACCGCACCAACCCCTATGCCGAGGTGACGTTGCTGATGAACCAGCAGGGGGATTTTCCGATTCAGGCGGGGGTTTACTACATTCGGTCCAACTACGAGCTGGATGATCAATCGCTGCTGGCGGATAACACCGAGCTCAAGCGCAACGAGTACGGAGTGAAGCTGGGGATTGCGTTTTAA
- a CDS encoding carboxylate/amino acid/amine transporter, with product MGYLIIVALIQAFSFSLIGEYLAGHVDSYFAVLARVLLAGLVFLPLTRWRQVEPRFMRSMLLIGALQYGITYVCLYLSFRVLTVPEVLLFTILTPLHVTLIEDALNRRFNPWALLAALVAVAGAAVIRFDTISGEFFIGFLLLQLANFTYAAGQVLYRHLVARHPSDLPHYKRFGYFYLGALIVVLPAFLLFGNAQHLPTTDVQWLVLLFLGLCPTALGLYWWNKGACLVSGATLAVMNNLPVPVGLLLNLLIWNQDEPLGRLFIGGAVILASVWMSRLGTRRGQISHDVTS from the coding sequence ATGGGCTACCTGATAATCGTCGCGCTGATCCAGGCGTTTTCCTTCAGCCTGATCGGCGAGTACCTGGCCGGGCACGTCGACAGCTACTTCGCCGTGCTCGCCCGCGTGCTGCTGGCGGGGCTGGTGTTCCTGCCACTGACCCGCTGGCGCCAGGTCGAGCCGCGCTTCATGCGTTCGATGCTGCTGATTGGCGCGTTGCAGTACGGCATCACCTACGTCTGCCTGTACCTGAGCTTTCGCGTGCTCACCGTGCCCGAAGTGCTGCTGTTCACCATCCTCACGCCGCTGCACGTGACGCTGATCGAAGACGCTCTGAACCGGCGTTTCAACCCATGGGCGTTGCTGGCCGCATTGGTGGCGGTGGCGGGCGCGGCGGTGATCCGCTTCGACACCATCAGCGGCGAGTTCTTCATCGGCTTCCTGCTGCTGCAATTGGCCAACTTCACCTATGCCGCGGGGCAGGTGTTGTACCGCCACCTGGTCGCGCGCCACCCCAGCGACTTGCCGCACTACAAGCGCTTTGGCTACTTCTACCTGGGCGCCCTGATCGTCGTGCTGCCGGCGTTCCTGCTGTTTGGCAATGCCCAGCACCTGCCCACGACCGATGTGCAATGGCTGGTGTTGCTGTTCCTGGGGCTTTGCCCGACGGCGTTGGGGCTTTACTGGTGGAACAAGGGCGCCTGCCTGGTTTCGGGCGCAACCTTGGCGGTGATGAACAACCTGCCTGTACCGGTGGGCCTGCTGCTGAATTTGCTGATCTGGAACCAGGACGAGCCGTTGGGCCGGTTGTTCATTGGCGGGGCGGTGATTCTGGCGTCGGTCTGGATGAGCCGGTTGGGGACACGGCGCGGTCAGATAAGCCATGACGTAACTAGCTAA